One Thalassophryne amazonica chromosome 10, fThaAma1.1, whole genome shotgun sequence genomic region harbors:
- the LOC117518978 gene encoding stonustoxin subunit alpha-like — MSSKELVVAALGRPFTLGMLYDARTEKLVPGITLWDDKTKQVNTVKAPQPSSEFQISTSDSTTEKCTLLDVDASLKASFLSGLIQVGGSGKYMNDKNDSHHVSRVTLQYKVTTEFKQLFLTPLDAKKKQQIGHFEHGMATHVVTGITYGAHAFFVFDSEKSEDSTVQDIQGHMEAVIKKIPSLQIEGDIDLKLTDKEKDLTDKFSCKFFGDFVLKVNPTTFADAVKTYVELPTLLGENGENAVPVTVWLMPLKTLHFQAPQVAPGISAGLAGKAEIAFEDLHQLKMRCNASLGDKVVQRIPQIQKKLTTFQQLCNEYTSTLQEKTAKNIQSIKEGKKDESELAQIFEERRLSPFSNEKLNRWMECMEREITVIRSCVDIMDGIQIVSNNSELDRQVLKSGVEDAFCFVFTSVENENPYIEDLANYSSSLDLGSVAHVSPSDQDLCYSDKVLNRMREDAQAFQDLSKRRKSSRFCFLIAAIANDKYQGASIYHYNNGILITDCASKPEPLPEETITDRTTLLWYACDLTLDPNTAHKDLTLSDDKKKAIKEEPQSYPDCPERFTTFPQVLCREGLMGCCYWEIEWSNMYLEEVAALIAYQTISRETYLGGNDISWSLVHNRQVQCNFLAQHSNKADAFTISDEGFKCLGMFLNTFSGTLTYYRVSGNTLTVLYTFRDKFTELLYPALRISTKGSYIKLL; from the exons atgtcttcaaaggaGTTGGTGGTGGCTGCCCTGGGTCGTCCTTTCACCTTAGGCATGTTGTATGATGCTCGTACAGAAAAACTGGTTCCAG GCATCACATTGTGGGATGATAAAACGAAACAGGTGAACACAGTTAAGGCGCCTCAGCCCAGCAGTGAATTTCAAATTTCTACAAGTGATTCAACCACAGAAAAATGCACTCTGCTTGATGTTGATGCTTCTCTGAAGGCCAGTTTCCTCAGTGGACTGATTCAAGTCGGAGGATCTggaaaatacatgaatgacaagAACGATTCTCATCATGTGTCCAGAGTCACGCTTCAGTACAAAGTTACCACCGAGTTCAAACAACTATTTTTGACACCTCTAGATGCCAAGAAAAAGCAACAGATAGGCCACTTTGAGCACGGCATGGCAACACATGTAGTCACAGGCATCACATATGGGGCACATGCTTTCTTTGTGTTTGACAGTGAGAAGTCTGAGGACAGCACTGTTCAGGACATACAGGGCCACATGGAAGCAGTAATAAAGAAGATTCCATCACTTCAAATTGAAGGGGACATTGATCTCAAGCTGACGGACAAAGAAAAAGACCTGACTGATAAGTTCTCCTGCAAGTTCTTTGGCGACTTTGTCCTTAAAGTCAACCCTACAACCTTCGCTGATGCAGTAAAGACCTATGTTGAACTTCCAACTCTGCTGGGAGAAAATGGAGAGAATGCTGTTCCAGTGACGGTCTGGCTGATGCCATTGAAGACATTACATTTCCAGGCTCCTCAGGTGGCACCTGGGATCAGTGCTGGATTAGCAGGAAAGGCTGAGATTGCCTTTGAAGACTTACATCAACTGAAAATGAGATGCAATGCTTCTCTTGGTGACAAAGTGGTCCAGCGTATTCCACAGATTCAGAAAAAGTTGACAACTTTCCAACAACTGTGCAATGAATACACATCTACACTTCAAGAGAAAACAGCAAAGAATATTCAGTCCATTAAAGAGGGCAAGAAAGATGAAAGTGAGTTAGCTCAAATCTTTGAAGAGAGACGCTTGTCACCATTCAGCAATGAGAAGCTGAACCGGTGGATGGAGTGTATGGAAAGAGAGATCACCGTCATCAGGTCCTGTGTGGACATAATGGACGGAATACAGATTGTGTCCAATAACTCTGAACTGGATCGACAAGTTCTGAAGTCAGGTGTGGAAGAtgctttctgctttgtttttacTTCTGTGGAAAATGAAAACCCCTACATAGAAGATTTGGCCAACTATTCAAGTTCACTCGATTTAGGAAGTGTAGCGCATGTTAGTCCCAGTGATCAGGACCTGTGCTACTCAGATAAAGTGCTAAACAGAATGAGAGAAGATGCCCAGGCTTTCCAAGATCTTTCCAAACGTCGTAAGAGCAGCAGGTTCTGTTTCCTCATAGCAGCTATAGCCAATGACAAATACCAAGGAGCAAGCATCTACCACTACAACAATGGCATTCTGATCACTGACTGTGCTTCAAAGCCTGAACCGCTTCCTGAGGAGACCATAACAGACAGAACTACTCTCCTGTGGT ATGCCTGTGATCTCACACTGGACCCAAACACAGCTCACAAGGACCTGACTCTTTCTGATGACAAAAAAAAGGCAATAAAAGAAGAGCCGCAGTCCTATCCTGATTGTCCAGAAAGGTTTACGACATTTCCTCAGGTTCTGTGCAGGGAGGGGTTGATGGGGTGCTGTTACTGGGAGATAGAATGGAGTAACATGTATCTCGAGGAGGTTGCTGCCCTTATTGCATACCAAACAATCAGTCGAGAAACTTATCTCGGAGGTAATGATATATCATGGAGCTTAGTCCACAACCGCCAGGTACAATGCAATTTCCTTGCCCAGCACAGTAATAAAGCAGACGCATTCACAATATCAGATGAGGGCTTCAAATGTCTTGGTATGTTTCTGAATACTTTTAGTGGCACTCTGACTTATTATAGGGTCTCAGGTAACACTCTCACTGTCCTCTACACCTTCAGGGACAAATTCACTGAACTTCTTTACCCAGCTTTAAGGATCTCGACGAAAGGCAGCTACATAAAGCTGCTATAG